The Aerosakkonema funiforme FACHB-1375 genome has a segment encoding these proteins:
- a CDS encoding P-loop NTPase family protein: MDLDYLTEIYSSFEPFQSPKKEVYVDCKDVRGGWEVIRELGRKITRSKQATCQLYSGHRGVGKSTELLRLKEYLEEKKYFVVYFAADDEDIEPQDAEYADILFACTRHLVETVHLQEHNPLVNWLKERWESLKDLALTDISLDGLNLEGQISQFAKITASLRATPDKRRELRQKINANTPSLLEALNSFIKEAQKSLPANYRSIVLVADNLDRIVETKEEGKPSNYDEIYLNRSEILRGLACHVIYTVPIAMVYSGRATQLEDNYDKPDVLPMVMVRNPDGSENQAGLGKMREIICRRVEAIDPNLAKTLEGPIAGLDTPAVFDSPDTLKLLCLMSGGHVRNLMQLIQKAIESIDELPITEEAAIWAIEEARETYQRTIRENEWEILASVSNLKQANNNEEHLQLLLNRCLLEYRYYENRKLRIWHDVHPLIKEITKFKNALVKVQVL; encoded by the coding sequence GTGGACTTAGATTATTTAACCGAAATATACAGTTCTTTTGAACCATTTCAATCTCCGAAAAAAGAGGTTTATGTTGATTGCAAAGATGTGCGAGGCGGTTGGGAAGTGATCCGAGAATTGGGTCGTAAAATTACTCGATCCAAACAAGCAACCTGCCAACTTTACTCTGGACATAGAGGTGTTGGAAAATCTACAGAACTTTTACGATTAAAAGAATATTTAGAAGAAAAGAAGTATTTTGTGGTTTATTTTGCGGCAGATGATGAGGATATCGAACCTCAAGATGCTGAATATGCAGATATTTTATTTGCTTGTACGCGACATTTAGTAGAAACGGTTCATTTACAGGAACATAATCCTTTGGTGAACTGGCTAAAAGAACGCTGGGAATCTCTCAAAGATCTGGCGCTTACTGACATTTCATTAGATGGCTTGAATTTAGAGGGACAGATATCTCAGTTTGCCAAAATCACGGCTAGTTTGCGGGCGACTCCAGACAAGCGACGAGAATTACGCCAGAAGATTAATGCTAATACTCCATCTCTGCTGGAAGCATTAAATAGCTTTATCAAGGAAGCGCAAAAATCGTTGCCTGCCAATTATCGCAGCATCGTGTTAGTTGCTGACAATCTCGATCGAATTGTGGAGACTAAAGAAGAGGGAAAGCCTAGTAATTATGATGAGATTTATTTGAATCGGAGTGAAATTCTGCGCGGATTAGCTTGTCATGTTATTTATACTGTACCTATTGCGATGGTGTATTCAGGTAGAGCAACACAGCTTGAAGATAATTATGATAAACCTGATGTACTACCAATGGTGATGGTACGCAATCCAGATGGTAGCGAAAATCAAGCCGGATTAGGTAAAATGCGAGAGATTATCTGCCGTCGGGTTGAGGCGATCGATCCCAATTTAGCTAAAACTTTAGAAGGGCCGATCGCAGGACTAGATACTCCTGCCGTGTTTGATAGTCCCGATACATTGAAACTGCTTTGTTTGATGAGTGGCGGTCATGTGCGAAACTTGATGCAATTGATTCAAAAAGCGATCGAATCGATAGATGAGTTACCCATTACTGAGGAAGCGGCTATATGGGCAATTGAAGAGGCGCGGGAAACTTATCAAAGAACTATTCGAGAAAATGAGTGGGAGATTTTGGCAAGTGTTTCTAATTTGAAGCAAGCAAATAATAACGAGGAACACCTACAGTTGCTATTAAATCGGTGTTTGCTTGAATATCGGTATTATGAGAATCGAAAGTTACGAATTTGGCATGATGTTCATCCCCTCATTAAAGAAATTACAAAATTTAAGAATGCACTTGTAAAGGTTCAAGTCTTATGA